A stretch of Lathyrus oleraceus cultivar Zhongwan6 chromosome 6, CAAS_Psat_ZW6_1.0, whole genome shotgun sequence DNA encodes these proteins:
- the LOC127093811 gene encoding uncharacterized protein LOC127093811, with protein sequence MDERGAGKAKEEIALQAHFNEKNKRSKGKFAVRGKSNFQNFGSNDSQNSKHSTSEKGECSSKDSGHSNGFKKRDVSKVQCYKCRKFGHFANSCRGKSNENHNNEAKVAREEVDDEDTLLVMITEGSYGIMDVPGSSYSSESLRESNCIVPENSEKMHSDRNALVTIRDGVQGRDEWYLDSGCSTHMTGRKDWFVQINQAAESKVKFTDDTTLSAEGVGDVLIGKRNGGHSRIKDVLYILGIKCNLLSIGQLLERGYKIRLEDKILRVLDSNGVLILKAPMTANRTFKVELKVMEHCYLATAASRDEWLWHYRLGHLNFRDLKKLQQSEMVTGLPHISIPT encoded by the coding sequence ATGGATGAGAGAGGCGCCGGCAAAGCCAAAGAGGAGATTGCTTTGCAAGCGCATTTCAATGAGAAGAATAAGAGGTCGAAAGGAAAATTTGCGGTGAGAGGTAAATcaaattttcagaattttggtTCAAATGATTCGCAAAATTCAAAGCATTCGACGAGTGAAAAGGGTGAATGTAGCTCCAAGGATAGTGGTCATAGCAATGGTTTCAAGAAGCGTGATGTGAGTAAGGTGCAATGCTACAAGTGCAGAAAGTTTGGACACTTTGCAAATTCGTGTCGTGGTAAATCGAACGAGAATCACAATAATGAAGCCAAGGTTGCTAGGGAAGAGGTAGATGATGAGGACACACTTCTAGTAATGATCACGGAGGGGAGTTATGGCATTATGGATGTTCCGGGCAGCAGCTACAGCAGTGAAAGTTTGCGGGAGAGCAACTGTATTGTTCCGGAAAATAGCGAGAAAATGCATTCGGATCGAAATGCGTTGGTTACTATTCGTGATGGAGTCCAAGGGAGAGATGAGTGGTACTTGGATTCCGGTTGTTCAACACATATGACGGGTCGAAAAGATTGGTTTGTGCAAATCAATCAAGCGGCAGAAAGTAAAGTCAAATTTACCGACGACACCACTTTAAGCGCCGAAGGGGTAGGAGATGTTTTGATCGGAAAGAGGAATGGTGGACATTCGAGGATCAAAGATGTCTTGTATATACTGGGAATTAAGTGTAATCTTTTAAGTATTGGCCAATTACTTGAAAGAGGATACAAAATTCGATTGGAGGACAAGATTTTGCGTGTTTTGGATTCAAATGGTGTGTTGATTCTAAAAGCACCAATGACTGCCAACAGAACTTTTAAGGTTGAGTTAAAGGTTATGGAGCATTGTTATCTAGCTACCGCGGCAAGTAGAGATGAGTGGTTATGGCATTACCGTCTTGGTCACCTTAATTTTAGGGATCTAAAAAAGTTGCAACAAAGTGAAATGGTAACGGGGCTGCCACACATTAGTATTCCAACTTAA